The following are from one region of the Actinomycetota bacterium genome:
- a CDS encoding phosphatase PAP2 family protein, with the protein MVRTHSGLASWDLAFARWGAEHATPVSTRGLRDISLLGGTVGVIAIAGVVGVLEYRRRPNRAIPALLALTVLGQFAIVNIVKAVVDRQRPSVHQLTGYSGSSFPSGHAAAAAATLAVVALLLGRGRPRAVRNLLAGGAVGLATLVAASRVMLGVHWFTDVLAGMAVGWGWLALCSIAFGGRLLQFGAPVAEAEAIAEQAPATISDRAESRSPATRLG; encoded by the coding sequence ATGGTTCGGACCCACTCGGGGTTGGCGTCGTGGGACCTCGCGTTTGCCCGTTGGGGCGCCGAGCACGCCACGCCCGTTTCGACCCGTGGCCTGCGCGACATCAGCCTCCTCGGCGGAACCGTCGGCGTGATCGCCATCGCCGGGGTGGTCGGCGTGCTCGAGTACAGGCGACGCCCGAATCGGGCGATCCCGGCGCTGCTCGCGCTCACGGTCCTGGGTCAGTTCGCGATCGTGAACATCGTCAAGGCGGTTGTCGACCGGCAGCGGCCGTCCGTCCATCAGCTGACGGGCTATTCAGGCTCGTCGTTCCCCTCCGGGCACGCGGCCGCCGCCGCGGCCACGCTCGCGGTCGTGGCGCTGCTCCTGGGTCGCGGGCGTCCGCGTGCGGTTCGCAACCTGCTCGCCGGGGGTGCGGTGGGCCTTGCCACGCTCGTTGCCGCGAGCAGGGTCATGCTCGGCGTGCACTGGTTCACCGATGTGCTCGCCGGCATGGCGGTGGGGTGGGGATGGCTGGCGCTCTGCTCGATCGCGTTCGGAGGGCGGCTGCTGCAATTCGGTGCTCCGGTGGCCGAGGCCGAAGCTATCGCCGAGCAGGCTCCGGCCACAATCAGCGATCGTGCCGAGTCTCGTAGCCCGGCGACGCGTCTTGGCTGA
- a CDS encoding flavin reductase, with amino-acid sequence MIVVTTATAGERAGCLVGFHTQSSIDPERFAVWLSKANYSFRVALFAETFAVHALAATDTELATLFGAQTGDEIDKFGRCRWTEGPDGVPLLDDCPNRLVARRIGAFDDGGDHVCVVLEPLRSEVAGPFEPLSSRQVRHLQAGHDAHDRPVPGPRP; translated from the coding sequence ATGATCGTCGTGACGACCGCGACGGCCGGTGAGCGCGCCGGTTGCCTCGTGGGCTTTCACACCCAGAGCAGCATCGACCCCGAGCGCTTCGCGGTCTGGCTGTCCAAGGCCAACTACAGCTTTCGCGTCGCCCTCTTCGCCGAGACGTTCGCCGTGCACGCGCTCGCGGCGACCGACACGGAGCTGGCCACCCTCTTCGGCGCGCAGACCGGCGACGAGATCGACAAGTTCGGCCGGTGCCGGTGGACCGAGGGGCCCGACGGTGTCCCACTCCTCGACGACTGCCCCAACCGCCTGGTCGCACGTCGGATCGGTGCGTTCGATGACGGAGGCGACCATGTGTGCGTCGTCCTCGAACCGCTCCGATCCGAAGTCGCGGGGCCCTTCGAGCCGCTGTCCTCCCGACAGGTGCGACACCTGCAGGCCGGACACGACGCCCACGACCGGCCCGTGCCGGGGCCGCGGCCGTGA
- a CDS encoding phosphatase PAP2 family protein, which yields MAITPTVPPRRLMSRRPRVETGVACSAPQRANARSHDANPEWVRTISSRRPIAVITLASAATATVKTRPVAADGSMCRRSRSRSRGCSRTSVLTIEESSARRGATGSIRGQRRASAQPRRPAVTAGTKTLARITRVSFQYRTHHRPKRASSLRRLGGSRFGNGGQMASASTHATRPRDNEPPSDAWPTRVGDIGPERTGLRARYPRATAAASVLVAGYVAVGVAMLALGLLVTKVLAGGPVGRADVEATRWLSEHRDGALDLLTSVLSRSADTAGAVAIALLVVIILARRRRWRDAGVLVAGLGLELFTFLAVNFLVDRPRPAVPKLGSVPSTSSYPSGHSAAVLVIYASIAIFVSAGGARQASRVLAWAAAVIMPTAVGFARVYRGMHHPLDVAAGLVMGAAVLFVAFAAFRAADVAARGAPESNGSAPLERERV from the coding sequence ATGGCGATCACGCCGACGGTTCCGCCGAGGAGGCTGATGTCGCGCAGGCCACGGGTCGAAACGGGCGTGGCGTGCTCGGCGCCCCAACGGGCAAACGCGAGGTCCCACGACGCCAACCCCGAGTGGGTCCGAACCATCAGCAGCAGGAGACCAATCGCCGTGATCACGCTGGCGAGCGCGGCGACTGCGACGGTCAAGACCAGACCGGTTGCCGCGGACGGATCGATGTGCCGACGCAGCAGGAGCCGGAGCCGAGGGTGCTCACGTACCTCGGTCCTCACGATCGAGGAGTCCTCCGCGAGGCGCGGCGCGACCGGGTCGATTCGGGGCCAACGACGGGCGAGCGCCCAGCCGAGGAGACCGGCGGTGACTGCAGGGACGAAGACGCTCGCGAGGATCACCAGAGTCTCATTTCAGTACCGAACTCACCACCGTCCGAAACGGGCGTCGTCACTGCGACGTTTGGGAGGGTCGCGATTTGGTAACGGTGGCCAAATGGCGAGCGCGTCTACGCACGCCACCCGCCCTCGAGACAACGAGCCCCCGAGCGACGCGTGGCCCACACGAGTCGGGGACATCGGCCCCGAGCGGACCGGCCTTCGGGCCCGCTACCCGCGTGCGACCGCAGCGGCATCGGTCCTCGTCGCCGGGTACGTCGCAGTCGGCGTGGCCATGCTCGCGCTCGGCCTGCTCGTGACGAAGGTGCTCGCGGGCGGCCCCGTCGGGAGGGCCGACGTGGAGGCGACCCGATGGTTGTCGGAGCATCGCGATGGCGCCCTCGACCTCCTCACGAGCGTGCTGTCGAGATCCGCGGACACGGCCGGTGCCGTAGCGATCGCGTTGCTCGTGGTGATCATCCTCGCCCGCCGGCGGCGCTGGCGCGACGCGGGGGTGCTGGTGGCGGGGCTCGGCCTCGAGCTGTTCACCTTCCTCGCGGTGAACTTCCTGGTCGATCGACCCCGGCCCGCAGTCCCGAAGCTGGGGTCCGTCCCCTCGACGTCGAGCTATCCGTCCGGGCACAGTGCCGCCGTCCTCGTCATCTACGCCTCGATCGCGATCTTCGTCTCCGCCGGTGGTGCCCGTCAGGCGTCTCGCGTGCTGGCCTGGGCCGCAGCCGTGATCATGCCGACGGCGGTCGGGTTCGCCCGGGTCTACCGCGGGATGCACCATCCCCTCGATGTCGCAGCGGGCCTCGTGATGGGGGCCGCGGTGTTGTTCGTCGCGTTCGCCGCGTTTCGGGCCGCGGACGTCGCCGCACGCGGCGCGCCGGAATCGAACGGGTCCGCGCCACTCGAGCGAGAACGGGTCTGA
- a CDS encoding Zn-ribbon domain-containing OB-fold protein, translating into MPDFMAELAPDPWTEPFWRAAGEHRLVAPRCTNCGTFRMPPVPFCHTCRHQDVEWVELSGRGTVFTFVITRRALIPQLEDAVPNVVAVIDLEGAPGCRLVSNVLEVDPEAVEIGLPVVVAWDDVNETVTIPRFVPDESRS; encoded by the coding sequence ATGCCCGACTTCATGGCCGAGCTCGCGCCCGACCCGTGGACCGAACCGTTCTGGCGGGCTGCCGGCGAGCACCGGCTCGTCGCCCCCCGATGCACCAACTGCGGCACGTTCCGCATGCCGCCCGTGCCCTTCTGCCACACGTGTCGTCACCAGGACGTCGAGTGGGTGGAGCTGTCCGGTCGGGGCACGGTCTTCACGTTCGTCATCACCCGTCGCGCGCTGATCCCCCAGCTCGAGGACGCGGTGCCGAACGTCGTCGCCGTCATCGACCTCGAAGGCGCCCCCGGCTGCCGGCTCGTGAGCAACGTGTTGGAGGTCGACCCCGAAGCCGTCGAGATCGGCCTGCCGGTCGTCGTGGCCTGGGACGACGTCAACGAGACGGTGACGATTCCCCGCTTCGTGCCCGACGAGAGCCGGTCATGA
- a CDS encoding YihY/virulence factor BrkB family protein: MSTAQLVPETWELSGDDARATLKRCGRRRLLSDAFQRLRWSDGFSHARSMAFMVSLGAIQGMIALVGLARAFGDGGISDVIVRSVKGAAPGPVADLLTTTISQAQRAGASHNYMGLAFGVIGWLITATTAMGQLERGLNRIYGVEKDRPALHKYGFALALAVSVGALLTAAVGVLAFGRAISHSIGNPAWARAWDVAAWPVGVGLALAAIALLFRWSPRRRQPAWSWLVFGSSVAVALWFVMTVGLGEFFSRSASFGRTYGPLAGMVALLLWSLLTSIALFFGAAIAAQLEAVRADAASPQDQQKVAESEPDAGPSSASSSPQVPALGRA, from the coding sequence GTGAGCACGGCTCAACTCGTTCCCGAGACCTGGGAGCTCAGCGGGGACGACGCCCGCGCCACCTTGAAGCGGTGTGGGCGGCGGCGACTCCTGAGCGACGCGTTCCAGCGGCTGCGATGGTCCGACGGCTTCAGCCACGCGCGTTCGATGGCGTTCATGGTGTCCCTCGGCGCCATCCAAGGGATGATCGCCTTGGTCGGCTTGGCGCGGGCCTTCGGCGATGGTGGGATCAGCGACGTCATCGTGCGCTCGGTCAAGGGCGCCGCGCCCGGCCCCGTTGCCGACCTGCTCACCACCACCATCTCGCAGGCGCAGCGGGCCGGTGCGTCGCACAACTACATGGGCCTTGCCTTCGGTGTCATCGGCTGGCTCATCACCGCCACGACCGCCATGGGCCAGCTCGAGCGAGGTCTGAATCGCATCTACGGTGTCGAGAAGGATCGACCCGCGCTGCACAAGTACGGCTTCGCGCTGGCGCTCGCGGTGAGCGTGGGTGCTCTCCTCACGGCTGCGGTCGGCGTGCTCGCGTTCGGGCGGGCCATCAGCCACTCGATCGGCAACCCCGCCTGGGCGCGCGCCTGGGACGTCGCCGCCTGGCCGGTCGGAGTCGGCCTCGCGCTCGCGGCCATCGCGTTGCTGTTCCGTTGGTCCCCACGCCGCCGCCAACCGGCATGGTCGTGGCTCGTGTTCGGATCGTCCGTCGCCGTCGCGCTGTGGTTCGTGATGACGGTCGGCCTCGGGGAGTTCTTCTCGCGCAGCGCTTCCTTCGGCCGGACGTACGGCCCGCTGGCCGGCATGGTGGCGCTCCTGCTCTGGTCACTCCTCACTTCCATCGCGCTGTTCTTCGGTGCCGCGATCGCGGCCCAGCTGGAAGCGGTGCGCGCCGACGCCGCGTCCCCCCAGGACCAGCAGAAGGTCGCCGAGTCGGAGCCCGACGCAGGCCCTTCGAGCGCGTCGTCGTCGCCTCAGGTGCCCGCACTCGGGCGCGCATGA
- a CDS encoding cardiolipin synthase B codes for MTADDPTQRARRVLEGVLGVPVTEGNRVDPLRNGCEIFPAMFDAIEKAEHTIDFLTFIYWRGEVGSHLAEVLAKKAKAGVRVRVLLDAYGARPMDPAAIDIMHDNGVVLRWFRPLNRFRPLETNHRTHRKVMIVDEAVAFTGGVGIADEWKGDARNEHEWRDTHFRFEGPVVDGLRAAFLDNWVETDPVLFDDVDRFPHQPQPGHARAQCVRGASETGWSDIATLFRTLVQLAAERVRIATAYFVPDDDLTDRLSDAVQRGVSVEVLLPGPHADKRFVQIAAEATYQRLLEIGVRIWNFQPSMLHAKVMTVDGCLANIGSANLNSRSMALDEEINVVVLDPSLVKTLDEHFDDDLERCAEIEPGRWEERSATQRAYERLATPIRRFF; via the coding sequence ATGACCGCGGACGACCCGACCCAGCGGGCGCGGCGGGTCCTCGAGGGAGTGCTCGGCGTACCTGTCACCGAAGGCAACCGAGTCGACCCGCTCCGCAACGGTTGCGAGATCTTCCCTGCCATGTTCGATGCGATCGAGAAGGCCGAGCACACGATCGACTTCCTCACGTTCATCTACTGGCGGGGTGAGGTCGGGTCCCATCTGGCCGAGGTGCTCGCCAAGAAGGCGAAAGCCGGTGTGCGCGTGCGCGTCCTGCTCGACGCATACGGAGCCCGACCGATGGATCCGGCCGCGATCGACATCATGCACGACAACGGGGTCGTGCTGCGATGGTTCCGACCGCTCAACCGCTTTCGCCCGCTCGAGACCAACCACAGGACCCACCGCAAGGTGATGATCGTCGATGAGGCGGTGGCGTTCACCGGCGGAGTCGGCATCGCCGACGAGTGGAAGGGTGACGCCCGCAACGAGCACGAGTGGCGTGACACCCACTTCCGCTTCGAGGGCCCCGTGGTCGACGGGCTACGCGCCGCGTTCCTCGACAACTGGGTCGAGACCGACCCCGTCCTCTTCGACGACGTCGACCGCTTCCCCCATCAACCTCAGCCCGGTCACGCACGTGCTCAGTGCGTACGCGGGGCTTCGGAGACGGGATGGAGCGACATCGCTACGCTCTTCCGGACGCTGGTGCAGCTGGCGGCGGAACGGGTGCGCATCGCGACCGCCTACTTCGTGCCCGACGACGACCTCACCGATCGCCTGTCTGACGCCGTGCAGCGCGGCGTGAGCGTCGAGGTCCTCCTGCCGGGGCCGCACGCCGACAAGCGCTTCGTGCAGATCGCCGCCGAGGCGACCTACCAGCGCCTGCTCGAGATCGGCGTCAGGATCTGGAACTTCCAGCCGAGCATGCTGCACGCCAAGGTCATGACGGTCGACGGCTGTCTCGCCAACATCGGCTCCGCCAACCTCAACAGCAGGTCGATGGCCCTGGACGAGGAGATCAACGTCGTCGTGCTCGACCCGTCCCTGGTGAAGACGCTGGACGAGCACTTCGACGACGACCTCGAGCGCTGCGCGGAGATCGAGCCCGGTCGCTGGGAGGAACGCTCGGCGACGCAGCGGGCGTACGAGCGGCTCGCCACGCCGATCCGACGCTTCTTCTGA
- a CDS encoding diacylglycerol kinase family lipid kinase, producing MERVAVVAHQRKSLDGGLPDLRRQLADAGVEEPLWFEVPKSRKAPKRVRDAIRQGAELVLVWGGDGMVQRCIDVLAGHDVALGILPAGTANLLATNLGIPHDLDEALRVALSGRNRRLDVGRVNGEHFAVMAGVGFDARMIGGADGSSKDKLGRLAYVRSGVKATRAGAAKVRIKVDGVRWFKGAATCVLVGNVGTATGGLVVFRDAEPDDGVLDVGVVTAKGSLQWLRLLSRAARKEPGRSPFVHMTRARKVDVRLDRDVLYELDGGSRSKVSRLRFRVEPGAITVRVPA from the coding sequence ATGGAACGCGTCGCCGTCGTCGCCCATCAACGGAAGTCCCTCGACGGCGGCCTGCCCGACCTCCGCAGGCAGTTGGCCGACGCGGGAGTCGAGGAGCCCCTCTGGTTCGAGGTCCCCAAGAGCAGGAAGGCGCCGAAACGTGTTCGGGACGCGATCCGGCAGGGTGCCGAGCTGGTCCTGGTCTGGGGCGGTGACGGCATGGTGCAGCGCTGCATCGACGTGCTCGCGGGCCACGACGTCGCCCTCGGGATCCTGCCGGCCGGCACCGCGAACCTGTTGGCAACGAACCTGGGGATCCCGCACGACCTCGACGAGGCCCTTCGGGTGGCGTTGTCGGGTCGCAACCGACGGCTCGACGTCGGGCGCGTGAACGGGGAGCACTTTGCGGTCATGGCCGGTGTGGGTTTCGACGCGCGCATGATCGGAGGGGCCGACGGCTCCAGCAAGGACAAGCTGGGCCGGCTCGCGTACGTGCGGAGCGGCGTGAAAGCCACGCGGGCCGGGGCCGCCAAGGTCCGGATCAAGGTCGACGGCGTCCGGTGGTTCAAGGGCGCGGCGACGTGCGTGCTCGTGGGCAATGTGGGCACCGCTACGGGCGGGCTCGTCGTGTTCCGTGACGCGGAGCCCGACGACGGCGTGCTCGACGTCGGCGTCGTTACCGCCAAGGGCAGCCTGCAGTGGTTGCGACTTCTCTCTCGCGCCGCGCGCAAGGAGCCGGGCCGGTCGCCGTTCGTGCACATGACCCGGGCGCGCAAGGTGGATGTGCGCCTCGATCGTGACGTGCTCTACGAGCTCGACGGCGGCAGCCGCTCGAAGGTGTCGCGGCTCAGGTTCCGGGTCGAGCCCGGCGCGATCACCGTGCGGGTGCCGGCGTGA
- a CDS encoding nucleotide sugar dehydrogenase has translation MTDTSPTRVVIVGQGYVGLPLAMRAVEVGHHVVGFDIAHDRVKRLSGGESFVEDVPADVLGAALATGRYEPTSEPRGCAGFDVAVITVPTPLREGVPDLSHIEESARVLARFLRPGATVILESTTYPGTTEELVLPILEEGSGLSAGRDFHMGYSPERIDPGNPTWNVVNTPKVVSGIDAASLEAVKGFYDSIVEQTVPVSSPKEAELTKLLENTFRHVNIALVNELAMFASDLGIDVWEAIDAASTKPFGYLRFTPGPGVGGHCLPIDPSYLSWRVKRALGQSFRFVELANDVNDHMPDYVVSRLTVALNRAHKAVNGSRVLLLGLSYKKNTGDARESPAMVVADRLLALGAEVRAADPYVLSEQVDRRISLVDVSDDEVQAADAVVVLTDHDAFDYEALARARYVLDTRNRLKGDNVERL, from the coding sequence ATGACCGACACGTCCCCGACACGAGTCGTCATCGTGGGTCAGGGCTACGTCGGCCTGCCGCTCGCGATGCGAGCCGTCGAGGTCGGCCATCACGTCGTCGGGTTCGACATCGCCCACGATCGGGTCAAGCGCCTCAGCGGCGGCGAGTCCTTCGTGGAGGACGTGCCTGCCGACGTCCTCGGCGCCGCCCTCGCCACCGGCCGCTACGAGCCCACATCGGAGCCTCGGGGCTGCGCCGGCTTCGACGTCGCCGTCATCACCGTCCCGACCCCACTCCGCGAGGGCGTCCCCGACCTCTCGCACATCGAGGAATCTGCCCGCGTCCTGGCCCGGTTCCTGCGGCCGGGTGCCACCGTCATCCTCGAATCGACCACCTACCCGGGCACCACCGAGGAGCTGGTGCTCCCGATCCTCGAGGAGGGCTCGGGCCTGTCCGCCGGGCGCGACTTCCACATGGGCTACAGCCCGGAGCGCATCGACCCCGGCAACCCGACCTGGAACGTGGTCAACACGCCGAAGGTCGTCTCCGGAATCGACGCCGCCTCACTCGAGGCCGTCAAGGGCTTCTACGACAGCATCGTCGAGCAGACGGTGCCCGTGAGCAGCCCCAAGGAAGCGGAGCTGACCAAGCTGCTCGAGAACACCTTCAGGCACGTGAACATCGCGTTGGTCAACGAGCTGGCGATGTTCGCCAGTGATCTCGGCATCGACGTGTGGGAGGCGATCGACGCCGCCTCCACCAAGCCGTTCGGCTACCTCAGGTTCACACCGGGCCCGGGTGTCGGTGGCCACTGCCTCCCGATCGACCCGAGCTACCTCTCGTGGCGTGTGAAGCGCGCGCTCGGGCAGTCGTTCCGCTTCGTCGAGCTGGCCAACGACGTCAACGACCACATGCCCGACTACGTGGTGAGTCGCCTGACAGTGGCGTTGAACCGCGCACACAAGGCCGTGAACGGGAGCCGCGTGCTGCTGCTCGGGCTCAGCTACAAGAAGAACACCGGCGACGCCCGGGAATCGCCGGCCATGGTCGTCGCCGACCGGCTGCTGGCGCTCGGTGCGGAGGTGAGGGCGGCCGACCCCTACGTCCTTTCCGAGCAGGTCGACCGACGGATCTCGCTGGTCGACGTCTCCGACGATGAGGTGCAAGCTGCCGACGCGGTCGTCGTCCTCACGGATCACGACGCGTTCGACTACGAAGCCTTGGCGCGTGCCC
- a CDS encoding thiolase produces the protein MTVKDQAAVVGVGSTPYYKRGESWPQTLIEMACKATITALDDAGLTVDDLDGFALYSGGFDTSLIAQILGVPEVRFTATLTGGGGGSAGSVGLAAAAIHAGMANVVVSLMTLAQGGQRFGSIFARKETRVAAGGGPYSSVPRTPENDFLGPSGLAGPGQMFGLLARRHMHQYGTKREHFAEVAISTRDNAIRRSTSIMRTPLTLDEYFEARMIADPLCLYDFCLESDGAVAVITTSAERARDLRHPPAYVVGSANGGAGRWGQAISWFGMPEEYFASSGHRPVATRVYEMAGVGPRDIDVALLYDHFTPMVLMQLEDYGFCAIGESGPFVAEGSIRWPNGSIPVNTHGGNLSEAYVIGMTHVREAVEQIRGTAVNQVEGAELALVTGGPASIPVSALILRR, from the coding sequence ATGACGGTCAAGGACCAGGCCGCGGTCGTCGGCGTGGGCTCGACGCCTTACTACAAACGAGGCGAGTCGTGGCCGCAGACCCTGATCGAGATGGCGTGCAAGGCGACCATCACCGCGCTCGACGACGCGGGCCTCACGGTCGACGACCTCGACGGGTTCGCCCTCTACTCGGGCGGGTTCGACACCTCGCTGATCGCGCAGATCCTGGGCGTGCCCGAGGTGCGCTTCACCGCGACGCTCACGGGTGGAGGCGGTGGATCCGCCGGCTCCGTCGGCCTGGCGGCCGCTGCGATCCACGCCGGGATGGCGAACGTCGTCGTCAGCCTGATGACACTTGCGCAGGGAGGGCAGCGGTTCGGCTCGATCTTCGCCCGGAAGGAGACGCGGGTTGCGGCGGGTGGTGGCCCCTACTCCTCGGTCCCGCGCACACCCGAGAACGACTTCCTCGGCCCCTCCGGGCTCGCCGGACCCGGGCAGATGTTCGGGCTGCTCGCCCGCCGGCACATGCACCAGTACGGAACGAAGCGCGAGCACTTCGCCGAGGTCGCCATCTCCACCCGTGACAACGCCATACGACGGTCCACGTCGATCATGCGGACGCCGCTCACGCTCGACGAGTACTTCGAGGCGCGGATGATCGCGGATCCGCTCTGTCTCTACGACTTCTGCCTCGAGTCGGACGGCGCGGTGGCGGTGATCACGACTTCGGCGGAGCGGGCGCGCGACCTGCGCCACCCGCCCGCGTATGTCGTGGGGTCCGCCAACGGCGGTGCAGGACGGTGGGGTCAGGCCATCAGCTGGTTCGGCATGCCCGAGGAGTACTTCGCCTCGTCGGGCCACCGTCCTGTCGCCACGCGCGTCTACGAGATGGCGGGCGTTGGTCCCCGAGACATCGACGTCGCGCTGCTCTACGACCACTTCACACCGATGGTGCTCATGCAGCTGGAGGACTACGGGTTCTGTGCCATCGGTGAGTCCGGCCCGTTCGTCGCCGAGGGAAGCATCCGGTGGCCGAACGGGTCGATCCCGGTCAACACGCACGGAGGCAACCTCTCGGAGGCGTACGTCATCGGGATGACGCACGTGCGCGAGGCCGTCGAGCAGATCCGAGGGACCGCGGTCAACCAGGTCGAGGGGGCGGAGCTCGCGCTCGTCACCGGTGGTCCTGCGTCCATTCCTGTCAGCGCGCTCATCCTGAGGAGGTGA
- a CDS encoding alpha/beta hydrolase: MTDLRIAGHDLELAATAYGDPANPPVVLLHGGGQTRHAWGTAGNAFAARGRYALSVDLRGHGDSQWAPDGDYGMGAFASDVLAVSAALPQRPALVGASLGGLASLVAVGESDDPVATALVLVDVTPMVEMDGAMRIRNFMLEGMGGFKRLEDAADAIAAYIPSRPRPRDLSGLRKNLRQRDGKWHWHWDPRFVRGRDGIDGQEGLVDHDRLAAAARRVSVPTLLVRGRMSDIVSEDGVRELRELIPHAEVVDVAGAGHMVAGDRNDAFNGSVTEFIEHTVPAH; the protein is encoded by the coding sequence GTGACCGATCTTCGCATCGCGGGCCACGACCTCGAGCTCGCGGCGACCGCGTACGGCGACCCGGCGAACCCTCCGGTCGTGCTGCTGCACGGCGGCGGCCAGACCCGCCACGCGTGGGGCACCGCCGGCAACGCCTTCGCGGCCCGCGGTCGATACGCGCTGTCGGTCGACCTGCGCGGCCACGGCGACAGCCAGTGGGCACCCGACGGCGACTACGGCATGGGCGCCTTCGCGAGTGACGTGCTCGCCGTCTCCGCCGCGCTGCCACAGCGCCCGGCGCTCGTCGGCGCGTCCCTTGGTGGCCTCGCGTCGCTCGTCGCAGTCGGCGAGTCGGACGATCCGGTGGCGACCGCGCTCGTGCTCGTGGACGTCACACCGATGGTGGAGATGGACGGTGCCATGCGCATCCGGAACTTCATGCTCGAGGGCATGGGCGGATTCAAGCGCTTGGAGGATGCCGCGGACGCCATCGCCGCGTACATCCCGAGCCGGCCCCGACCGCGCGACCTCTCGGGACTGCGCAAGAACCTGCGTCAACGCGACGGCAAATGGCACTGGCACTGGGACCCTCGCTTCGTCCGCGGCCGGGACGGCATCGACGGACAGGAAGGGCTCGTCGACCACGACCGCCTCGCCGCGGCGGCACGGCGGGTCAGCGTCCCGACCCTGCTCGTTCGCGGACGGATGAGCGACATCGTCAGCGAGGACGGCGTGCGAGAGCTGCGAGAGCTGATCCCCCACGCGGAGGTCGTCGACGTCGCGGGAGCCGGGCACATGGTGGCCGGCGACCGCAACGACGCGTTCAACGGCTCGGTGACCGAGTTCATCGAACACACCGTGCCCGCGCATTGA
- a CDS encoding acyl--CoA ligase: MNIAMLLEMAAESLGDRVAVSSPDRGALSYAELLGRSRAAACLLAELGAERLVTVDLNSEAVPVGLFGAAMAAVPYVPLNYRLADSQLVAVLMRVAPAVAVVDPSRASRVGGGVPGLDLVTRDDLLGARVGAAPPEATDPDAIAVLLFTSGTTGEPKAAVLRHRHLTAYVLESVEFLGADPGEAALVSVPPYHVASIAAVLTSVWSGRRIVYLSQFDPAAWVQTARAEEVTHAMVVPTMLGRILDVLERDEGLPALRHLSYGGGRMPAAVVERAMTLLPHVGLVNAYGLTETSSTVAVLTAEDHREAFASREPAARARLGSVGKPLPSLELEIRDADGRPVATGVRGEIWVRGEQVSGEYLGRERALNDDGWFPTNDGGRLDDAGYLYVDGRLDDVIVRGGENISPGEIEDVLLEHPSVAEAAVVGVPDDEWGEAVAAAVVLVDDGRATEAELQDWVHVHLRSSRRPAQIQIRTELPYNETGKLLRRELRAELSTS, translated from the coding sequence ATGAACATCGCCATGCTGCTCGAGATGGCGGCCGAGTCGCTCGGCGACCGCGTCGCGGTCAGCTCACCCGACCGTGGCGCGCTCAGCTACGCCGAGTTGCTCGGGCGCTCCCGGGCGGCCGCGTGCCTCCTGGCCGAGCTGGGCGCCGAGCGCCTCGTCACCGTCGACCTCAACTCGGAAGCGGTGCCGGTCGGCCTCTTCGGAGCGGCGATGGCGGCGGTGCCCTACGTCCCGCTGAACTACCGCCTCGCCGACTCGCAGCTCGTCGCGGTGTTGATGCGCGTGGCACCGGCCGTGGCGGTCGTCGATCCGTCGCGGGCCTCGCGGGTGGGCGGCGGCGTTCCCGGCCTCGACCTCGTCACCCGCGACGACCTGCTCGGTGCTCGCGTCGGAGCCGCCCCGCCGGAGGCCACCGACCCCGACGCGATCGCGGTGTTGCTGTTCACGAGTGGCACGACGGGCGAGCCCAAGGCCGCGGTCCTGCGGCACCGCCACCTCACCGCCTATGTCCTGGAGAGCGTCGAGTTCCTCGGCGCCGATCCCGGCGAGGCCGCGCTCGTGAGCGTTCCGCCGTACCACGTCGCGAGCATCGCCGCGGTCCTGACCTCGGTCTGGTCCGGCAGGCGGATCGTGTACCTGTCCCAGTTCGACCCGGCCGCCTGGGTGCAGACGGCCCGCGCCGAGGAGGTGACCCACGCCATGGTCGTGCCCACCATGCTCGGCCGCATTCTCGACGTCCTCGAGCGCGACGAAGGGCTGCCCGCGCTCCGGCACCTCTCCTACGGCGGCGGCCGGATGCCTGCAGCGGTGGTGGAGCGGGCGATGACGCTGCTTCCCCATGTCGGCCTGGTGAACGCGTACGGGCTCACCGAGACGTCCTCCACCGTCGCCGTGCTCACCGCGGAGGACCACCGCGAGGCCTTCGCCAGCCGCGAGCCGGCGGCACGCGCCCGGTTGGGCTCGGTCGGCAAGCCGTTGCCGAGCCTCGAGCTCGAGATCCGCGACGCCGACGGACGGCCGGTCGCCACCGGCGTGCGCGGCGAGATCTGGGTCCGAGGCGAGCAGGTGTCCGGCGAGTACCTGGGCCGGGAGCGAGCGTTGAACGACGACGGCTGGTTCCCGACCAACGACGGCGGTCGCCTCGACGACGCCGGCTATCTGTACGTGGACGGTCGGCTCGACGACGTCATCGTGCGAGGCGGCGAGAACATCTCGCCCGGCGAGATCGAGGACGTGTTGCTGGAGCACCCCTCGGTGGCGGAGGCCGCCGTGGTCGGCGTGCCCGACGACGAGTGGGGCGAGGCCGTGGCGGCCGCAGTCGTCCTCGTCGACGACGGCCGAGCGACAGAGGCCGAGCTGCAGGACTGGGTGCACGTGCACCTTCGTTCCTCGCGCCGTCCCGCGCAGATCCAGATTCGCACGGAGCTCCCGTACAACGAGACCGGGAAGCTGCTTCGGCGCGAGCTGAGGGCGGAGCTCTCGACGTCTTAG